The Luteimonas sp. YGD11-2 genome has a window encoding:
- the fabR gene encoding HTH-type transcriptional repressor FabR translates to MSTPAPAGVEAAAPDGPGRKPTITRDDLIAAALRLLGPHRSVSTLSLREIAREAGIAPNSFYRQFHDMDELAVALIDVAGESLRRIIGDARKRAVSGRSIVRGSLEIFMERLRADDKLLHALLREGTVGSDAYKRAVDRQLHFFAEELQADLVRIAAAQGARFHRPDLVARAITRLVFAMGGTALDSPPAQDEVLVEELAQMIRMLLRGAQALSRE, encoded by the coding sequence GTGAGCACTCCAGCGCCTGCAGGCGTCGAGGCCGCCGCCCCCGACGGCCCCGGCCGCAAGCCGACCATCACCCGCGATGATCTCATCGCCGCCGCCCTGCGCCTGCTCGGTCCGCACCGCAGCGTGTCGACGCTGAGCCTGCGCGAGATCGCCCGCGAGGCCGGAATCGCCCCCAACAGCTTCTACCGCCAGTTCCACGACATGGACGAACTGGCCGTGGCGCTGATCGACGTGGCCGGTGAATCGCTGCGCCGGATCATCGGTGATGCGCGCAAGCGCGCCGTGTCAGGGCGCAGCATCGTGCGCGGGTCGCTGGAAATCTTCATGGAGCGGCTGCGCGCCGACGACAAGCTGCTGCATGCGCTGCTGCGCGAGGGCACGGTCGGCTCGGATGCCTACAAGCGTGCGGTGGACCGCCAGCTGCACTTCTTCGCCGAGGAACTGCAGGCCGATCTGGTCCGCATCGCCGCCGCGCAGGGGGCGCGCTTCCACCGCCCGGACCTCGTCGCCCGGGCGATCACCCGGCTGGTGTTCGCCATGGGCGGCACCGCGCTGGATTCGCCACCGGCGCAGGACGAGGTGCTGGTGGAGGAACTGGCGCAGATGATCCGCATGCTGCTGCGCGGCGCGCAGGCCCTGAGCCGCGAATAG